The DNA sequence GCCTTTCTGAAACCAGTTGCCCTCAAGAGGACAGCTATCCCAACAGTCTTtgcattaaagtaaatgggAAGCTCTTTCCCCTACCAGTgagtaaataattaaatggtATTCTTTATCCAACACTAATGCTGGATAGCCAAGACATTTATCCTTtcatttggtttaaaaaaaaaagtttagcaCTGTAATATGTACATAGAAATTTTAGTGCAATGAGGTGCTGTGCAATGTGTGCGAGTGATCTTAAGGCTCATAAGACTCAGCCTGGTTTAATATGCTTGTCATGCTAGGGCTATGCACCCCCACCTAAGAATGGTGTGGAACAGAAGAGACCAGGCAAACCTTTGAACATCACATCTCTTATCAGATTATCATCTGCAGTACCCAATCAGATATCAGTCACATGGGCACCAGAAATTGGAAAGGTATGTGGTCTTGAAAGCTTAAGCAATacatatttaagtatttatgtTGTAGAATTTCTTCCCATATGTActaacacttttttaaaattgtttttcagaCATATTCTATGTCTGTTTACCTGGTACGACAACTGACCTCACCATTGTTACTGCAGAGGTTAAGAATGAAAGGGATTAGAAACCCTGACCACTCTAGAGCGCTAAGTAAGATATGTCTTTAAAGATTGAAATCTTAACCAGTCTTGTACAGTCAAGTTTTAAGATGTCTTGTGTCCTGAGCATGTGTAAGCATAAATTCACTTGCAGTGTGTCATGCTCAAAATTGTTTAATATCCTGAACGTTCATCTCACTTTCCTTCCTTTTGCCCATGATTTCAGTAAAAGAAAAGCTCACAGCGGACCCTGACAGCGAAATAGCCACAACTAGTTTGCGAGTCTCACTTATGTGCCCAGTAAGttctgcaaattaaaaaaaaaaaattatattatgcacacacataccagctTCACTTTAACCAGTTtatctgaattatttttatatgattaACCACAAATGTGCTCTGGTTTCTCTCAGCTTGGGAAGATGCGCCTCACGGTACCCTGTCGAGCACTCACCTGCTCCCATCTCCAGTGTTTTGATGCAGCATTGTACCTCCAGATGAATGAAAAAAAGCCCACCTGGATCTGCCCTGTGTGCGACAAGAAAGCCACATATGAAAGTCTGATCATAGATGGGCATGTACCTCCCCATTGTGTCTGACCTGGATGAGGATATGAAGTTTGCAACTCACCATGCTTAATAGCACAGTTGTATTCCACCcaatctatatattttttcctttcttgctAGGCTCTTTATGGAAATTCTAAATGACTGTACAGATGTTGACGAAATCAAGTTCTTGGAGGATGGCACCTGGTGTCCAATTAGACCAAAGAAGGAGGCACTTAAAGTGGCATCTCCATGTATACCCAAAATTGAATGTAAGTAATTTCAGAAATGAGGCTCTGACCTTTTCCCACAATTTGTATTTAAACAgataaattatgtttattaatgttttgatgCTTACCTTCAACATCATTGCTAACAGTCTCTCAAGTTTATAGTTTCCAAGTTTATTCATAGCTTTTTCCAGTGCTTTAGATTGACCCTGGGTCTGCATAACCCTTGACCTGTAGACCTACCCCTCTTGGTGACCCCTTAGGCGTGGCCCCTGTGCGGCAGAGTGCAGTCGTTCCTCACACAGAGCCTAGCAGCACAAAAAAGGCAGATGTGATTGACCTGACACTTGATAGCTCCTCAGATGATGAAGCAGAGCCAGACCCTCCACTGAAAAAGCGCTGTGTCTACATGTCCAAACATGAGGAGATGCATAGCAAAGGGTCAGTGGTAACTCTCATCATTTATAGTTCactgaatgccataaatgtcaGAAAACCTTTAGTGAGTCAATTTGAACTGACATCTGTATTTATCTATTGGTGGCTAGCCATA is a window from the Electrophorus electricus isolate fEleEle1 chromosome 9, fEleEle1.pri, whole genome shotgun sequence genome containing:
- the pias2 gene encoding E3 SUMO-protein ligase PIAS2 isoform X3, giving the protein MADIEELRNMVSSFRVSELQVLLSFAGRNKSGRKHELLLRALHLLKSDCSPAVQIKINELYCRRYLRTLNSLPYLSSLKSNIKSYFQTENGSEVVRPALSLGASHSDLVHPHLVTSKSPMFHDSKPRMNMQQPAPLMPPVHPDVQMKSLPFYDVLDVLIKPSSLGASTIQRFHQEKYFIFALTPQQVREVCISRDFLPGGRRDYMVQIQLRFCLSETSCPQEDSYPNSLCIKVNGKLFPLPGYAPPPKNGVEQKRPGKPLNITSLIRLSSAVPNQISVTWAPEIGKTYSMSVYLVRQLTSPLLLQRLRMKGIRNPDHSRALIKEKLTADPDSEIATTSLRVSLMCPLGKMRLTVPCRALTCSHLQCFDAALYLQMNEKKPTWICPVCDKKATYESLIIDGLFMEILNDCTDVDEIKFLEDGTWCPIRPKKEALKVASPCIPKIEYLPLLVTP